One genomic window of Garra rufa chromosome 2, GarRuf1.0, whole genome shotgun sequence includes the following:
- the LOC141325221 gene encoding uncharacterized protein yields MSSGRESVGDLIPPDMLQVFSEERQGGRGKRGRRRAASISRAFKWLKRQRRKTRRHATQMHGDLLDAGSPVELPQTTLITAPEEEVVGAVSLQEFQENVFVEGNRPKYVLDLHTEAQQGLKMQQQEDDRNGVDYPDDQSMISTVTAHTEDSMAFSELRGFESESTAADSVSMRSSISSRSTRSGLKRQASTFRPLKPDKTAEKTKSRRRHVRTVVGIPRHVQRELGLDRAAWITTNLLDGQLPNGDMIIPAMISTVDSTSSSSDQESVQEHLQVIQNLYRVKENNSKLPTLTKPKDDILQGLINHSVDPEKSGAGLLGVPWTENPTGAVMSISPQATYMSKIIPNAVLPPSVDVVELSRSRSRSSVRTVSKSSLVSASPASTRASSRVSSRCSTARSNYSWWTHSGSSETLVSDSSTISSSSTPRVASRGSQVENTDKLAKLNNHGSHVKTTHVNGNSTEEEDSRKAESAAAFTRNLSVIKRGKTPPAPPSRSYSLHNGKKTWKKSENPTYLRDISTPDGSPYPAVISVSKMKATTSNGLTPVPSMESQSVSTDKKTMLAELKMHRNNLQVSSNDPPKSYTNGTSKLAELKNSLLSAKSLINGKNPSPAVMALWSLLEIPTHPKVLAPPAPPPETWAHNQRTFELLCGPGPVNYARWAKKTGLKIADEPDVALANVDKVNATSLLQPVEVKGKVKSLMPLAYVAPSPSPPPEHCPPLPNNSQAKPPPPPPDFVPSTPTLAAKAIKELTSWIPPPPLFPAPAPPVGTASATPVAVQNDTDLLPPPSPFSPQSLLTMSELPPDIPPPPRPPFEAQKIPFPPQESQPLATPVGTASATLVAVENDTNLLPPPPPFSSQSLLTMPQLPPDIPPPPLQEVPLPPRPPSEPQKIPSPLQESHPSTHNVLVTSSETSSQKIYVPPPPPLPTDVRSQQVCVSPCPPLPTGIRSQQIRVSPSPSQPTDVISQQVSVPPPPPLPTDVISQQVSVPPPPPLPTDVRSQQVSVPPPPPLPSNVKMEDRLEMTETEKRTSSPSPAKEETSGLVVTQSILQMVRLRSVKSSQSHAVDPDKPSLPKLKSSVNQEAPPKPIRRSLILTSLPPDVEALSNTEPKTEAPSLNTNTTTVSNTQQGSSEPETQSNNIAQKTENTTPEPKYASATSPPTEPGNNPAPNAPKQPNAETELKPQTLKKQIQPAVPGPATLPSTTEPNDLSISEPKTQHQAQEPNKTPQNSEKQSSTVEIHSKPDSEKPKTQTPTPIVSSTPPAVSSPPNPSMRLQDAIRLKAAAMSSKDNQAKPFGLRSPPPATANGTVVPNSPASMASFIFSKSPKRVVIETPSSLEVQSDLRKTLVEELASVSDSAKSNDSHKMANKVPPPIAKKPNAKVESVAQNSAEAESVAKSERLQTETVQTAGQDVQTENSKKANE; encoded by the exons TCAACAGTAACAGCTCATACTGAAGACAGCATGGCCTTCAGTGAGCTGAGAGGCTTTGAGTCTGAGAGCACAGCTGCTGATTCTGTTTCGATGCGCTCCTCCATCTCCTCACGATCAACACGCTCTGGACTCAAACGCCAAG CCTCAACGTTCAGACCTTTGAAGCCGGATAAGACTGCAGAGAAGACAAAGTCTCGTAGGAGACATGTGAGAACTGTTGTAGGAATTCCTCGACATGTCCAGAGAGAACTGG GGTTGGACAGGGCAGCATGGATCACCACCAATCTTCTTGATGGTCAGCTGCCCAATGGAGACATGATCATACCCGCCATGATATCCACTGTGGATAGCACGTCTTCCAGCTCTGACCAAGAAAGTGTACAAGAACATCTGCAGGTCATACAAAACCTGTACAGAGTTAAGGAAAACAACTCAAAGCTTCCCACACTGACAAAACCCAAGGATGACATCCTCCAAGGGCTCATAAACCATTCTGTAGATCCAGAAAAGTCAGGAGCAGGCCTTCTAGGTGTTCCTTGGACAGAGAACCCAACTGGTGCGGTGATGTCCATCTCACCTCAGGCCACATACATGTCTAAAATCATTCCAAATGCTGTACTTCCACCATCTGTAGATGTTGTGGAACTCAGTCGCAGCCGAAGTCGCAGTAGTGTCCGAACCGTCAGCAAGAGCAGCCTGGTGTCAGCCAGCCCAGCATCCACACGTGCTTCATCCAGGGTCTCTTCACGTTGTTCCACAGCCCGCTCAAACTACTCTTGGTGGACCCACTCTGGATCATCAGAAACGCTTGTTTCTGATTCGTCTACTATCTCCAGCAGTAGCACTCCCCGTGTGGCCAGCAGAGGGAGTCAGGTTGAGAACACAGATAAACTAGCCAAGCTGAACAACCATGGTTCCCATGTTAAAACTACTCATGTGAATGGGAACTCTACAGAGGAGGAGGACAGCAGAAAGGCAGAATCTGCTGCTGCTTTCACACGAAACCTATCAGTGATTAAACGGGGCAAGACACCTCCAGCTCCTCCCAGCAGGTCATACTCCTTACACAATGGGAAAAAGACCTGGAAGAAATCTGAGAATCCTACCTACTTGCGTGATATCAGCACTCCAGATGGATCACCATACCCTGCTGTCATTTCTGTATCTAAAATGAAGGCCACCACCTCCAATGGACTCACACCTGTCCCATCAATGGAGAGCCAGTCAGTCAGCACAGACAAGAAAACAATGTTAGCAGAGCTAAAGATGCACAGAAATAACCTTCAAGTGTCTTCCAATGACCCACCCAAATCGTACACAAATGGCACCAGCAAGCTTGCTGAACTTAAGAACAGCCTTCTGTCTGCAAAAAGTCTAATTAATGGTAAGAATCCCTCCCCAGCTGTAATGGCTCTCTGGTCTCTGTTGGAGATTCCCACCCATCCCAAAGTACTGGCTCCGCCAGCTCCTCCTCCTGAGACCTGGGCTCATAACCAGCGAACCTTTGAACTGCTGTGTGGACCTGGGCCTGTTAACTATGCACGCTGGGCCAAAAAGACAGGTCTTAAAATTGCAGATGAACCAGATGTGGCCTTGGCAAATGTTGACAAAGTAAATGCAACATCTCTGTTGCAACCAGTTGAGGTAAAAGGCAAAGTTAAATCCTTAATGCCACTTGCCTATGTCGCACCATCTCCCTCACCTCCTCCAGAGCATTGCCCACCATTACCAAACAACAGCCAAGCCAAACCTCCTCCACCCCCTCCGGACTTTGTTCCTTCAACTCCTACACTAGCTGCTAAAGCAATAAAGGAGTTGACTTCTTGGATCCCTCCACCTCCTCTGTTTCCTGCTCCGGCACCTCCAGTAGGTACGGCATCAGCAACTCCTGTTGCTGTGCAAAATGATACCGACCTCCTTCCACCGCCCTCACCCTTTTCGCCACAGTCTTTACTGACAATGTCTGAATTACCGCCGGATATTCCACCCCCACCAAGACCACCTTTTGAAGCACAGAAAATCCCATTTCCTCCGCAAGAATCCCAACCTTTGGCAACTCCAGTAGGTACAGCTTCAGCAACTCTTGTTGCTGTGGAAAATGATACCAACCTACTTCCACCGCCCCCACCCTTTTCATCACAGTCTTTACTGACAATGCCTCAATTACCACCGGATATTCCACCGCCTCCCTTGCAGGAAGTTCCACTTCCACCAAGACCACCTTCTGAACCACAGAAAATCCCATCCCCTCTGCAAGAATCCCACCCTTCGACACACAATGTGTTAGTAACATCGTCTGAAACTTCATCTCAAAAAATCTACGTTCCTCCACCTCCTCCACTACCTACTGATGTAAGATCTCAACAAGTTTGTGTTTCTCCTTGTCCACCTCTACCCACTGGTATAAGATCTCAACAAATCCGTGTTTCTCCTTCTCCTTCACAACCCACTGATGTAATATCTCAACAAGTTAGTGTTCCTCCACCTCCTCCACTACCCACTGATGTAATATCTCAACAAGTTAGTGTTCCTCCACCTCCTCCACTACCCACTGATGTAAGATCTCAACAAGTCAgtgttcctcctcctcctccactaCCTAGTAATGTAAAAATGGAGGACAGACTAGAGATGACAGAAACAGAGAAACGGACAAGCAGTCCCTCTCCGGCCAAGGAGGAGACCTCCGGTCTTGTGGTCACACAGTCTATCCTACAGATGGTTCGTCTCAGGTCGGTTAAGTCCAGTCAGAGCCATGCTGTAGATCCTGATAAACCATCACTACCCAAACTAAAATCAAGTGTCAATCAAGAGGCACCTCCAAAGCCAATCAGACGATCTTTGATTTTGACGTCGCTGCCTCCTGATGTGGAAGCTCTTTCCAACACAGAGCCAAAAACTGAAGCTCCGTCCCTCAACACAAACACAACCACTGTATCAAATACTCAGCAAGGATCATCTGAACCAGAAACTCAGTCAAATAACATTGCtcaaaaaacagaaaacacaacacctgagccaaaatatGCATCAGCTACAAGTCCACCTACTGAACCAGGTAACAATCCTGCTCCCAATGCTCCCAAACAACCCAATGCTGAAACAGAACTCAAACCCCAAACCCTCAAGAAACAAATTCAACCTGCAGTGCCTGGCCCAGCAACCCTGCCGAGCACAACAGAACCAAATGACCTATCAATCAGTGAGCCAAAGACTCAACATCAGGCACAAGAACCCAACAAGACCCCACAAAATTCAGAGAAGCAATCAAGCACCGTTGAAATACACTCAAAGCCAGATAGTGAGAAGCCAAAAACCCAAACACCAACTCCCATTGTCTCTTCCACACCTCCCGCAGTGTCTTCGCCACCTAACCCCTCTATGCGTCTCCAAGATGCCATTCGCCTAAAGGCTGCCGCTATGTCTTCAAAAGACAACCAAGCCAAGCCCTTTGGTCTGCGCTCCCCTCCCCCAGCCACAGCTAATGGCACCGTTGTACCAAACTCCCCTGCATCTATGGCCAGCTTCATCTTCTCCAAAAGCCCCAAAAGGGTTGTAATAGAGACACCGTCATCCTTAGAGGTTCAGTCTGACCTGAGGAAAACTCTGGTGGAAGAGTTAGCGTCTGTCTCCGATTCGGCCAAGTCTAATGACTCGCACAAGATGGCTAACAAAGTTCCTCCACCAATTGCTAAGAAACCCAACGCTAAGGTTGAGAGCGTTGCTCAGAACTCTGCAGAGGCTGAATCTGTAGCCAAGTCTGAGCGTTTGCAAACAGAGACTGTACAAACTGCCGGACAGGACGTACAGACTGAGAACTCTAAGAAAGCAAATGAATGA
- the LOC141325869 gene encoding CD276 antigen homolog, producing LNSNVDIFSLLHSLAEFEITVPRDTVTGFYGEALILPCMFPVDSSWDLKSTVITWQRGLDVVHSFYYSQDQLDRQNRHYVNRTSLFSQEMAGGNASLRLDKVTLQDTGMYTCSVSTNTGSQKKSFEVKIAAFYSEPRLQFSMLTDEVNLLVTSDGGYPSPTLQWLMENSDITNQTQTQIMQDTQTGLYVVSSWISLTEVTNSSLTFILHNRPLGQDIRRDIQLYSEKEEENK from the exons TTAAACTCAAATGTTGATATCTTTTCTCTCCTTCACTCTTTAGCTGAGTTTGAGATTACTGTTCCCAGAGACACAGTCACTGGGTTTTACGGTGAGGCGCTGATCCTCCCCTGCATGTTTCCTGTGGACAGCTCATGGGATCTGAAAAGCACCGTTATCACCTGGCAGCGTGGACTGGATGTTGTTCACAGCTTCTACTACAGTCAGGACCAGCTTGACCGTCAGAATCGGCATTATGTCAATCGAACTAGTCTGTTCAGTCAGGAGATGGCAGGAGGAAACGCATCACTCAGACTGGACAAAGTCACTCTTCAGGACACCGGCATGTACACCTGCTCCGTCAGCACAAACACTGGCAGCCAGAAGAAGAGCTTTGAAGTGAAAATTGCAG CGTTCTACTCTGAACCTCGTCTGCAGTTCTCCATGTTAACTGATGAAGTGAATCTACTGGTGACCTCAGATGGAGGCTACCCTTCTCCTACACTGCAGTGGCTGATGGAGAACTCAGACATCACTAACCAGACACAAACACAGATCATGCAGGACACGCAGACAGGACTTTATGTTGTGTCTAGTTGGATAAGTCTCACCGAAGTCACAAACTCCTCTCTGACGTTCATACTGCACAACAGACCCTTGGGACAAGACATCAGGAGAGACATCCAGCTCTACTCAG aaaaagaagaagagaaCAAGTGA